A section of the Macaca thibetana thibetana isolate TM-01 chromosome 10, ASM2454274v1, whole genome shotgun sequence genome encodes:
- the MMP9 gene encoding matrix metalloproteinase-9, whose translation MSLWQPLVLALLVLGCCCAAPRQRQSTLVLFPGDLKTNLTDRQLAEDYLYRYGYTRVAEMHGDSKSLGPALLLLQKQLSLPQTGELDSATLKAMRTPRCGVPDLGRFQTFEGDLKWHHHNITYWIQNYSEDLPRAVIEDAFARAFALWSAVTPLTFTRVYSRDADIVIQFGVAEHGDGYPFDGKDGLLAHAFPPGPGIQGDAHFDDDELWSLGKGVVVPTKFGNADGAACHFPFTFEGRSYSACTTDGRSDGVPWCSTTANYDTDRRFGFCPSERLYTQDGNADGKPCQFPFIFQGQSYSACTTDGRSDGYRWCATTANYDQDKLYGFCPTRADSTVIGGNSAGELCVFPFTFLGKEYSTCTSEGRGDGRLWCATTSNFDRDKKWGFCPDQGYSLFLVAAHEFGHALGLDHTSVPEALMYPMYRFTEEPPLHKDDVNGIQYLYGSRPEPEPRPPTTTTPQPTAPPTVCPTGPPTVRPSDRPTAGPTGPPSAGPTGPPTAGPSTTTTVPLNPVDDACNVNIFDAITEIGNQLYLFKDGRYWRFSERRGSRLQGPFLIADTWPALPRKLDSAFEEPLSKKLFFFSGRQVWVYTGASVLGPRRLDKLGLGADVAQVTGALRRGAGKMLLFSGRRFWRFDVKAQMVDPRSASEVDRMFPGVPLDTHDVFQYQEKAYFCQDRFYWRVSSQSGVNQVDQVGYVTYDILQCPED comes from the exons ATGAGCCTCTGGCAGCCCCTGGTCCTGGCGCTCCTGGTGCTGGGCTGCTGCTGTGCTGCCCCCAGACAGCGCCAGTCCACCCTTGTGCTCTTCCCTGGAGACCTGAAAACCAATCTCACTGACAGGCAGCTGGCAGAG GACTACCTGTACCGCTATGGTTACACTCGGGTGGCAGAGATGCATGGAGACTCGAAATCTCTGGGGCCTGCGCTGCTGCTTCTCCAGAAGCAACTGTCCCTGCCCCAGACCGGTGAGCTGGACAGCGCCACGCTGAAGGCCATGCGAACCCCACGGTGCGGGGTCCCAGACCTGGGCAGATTCCAAACCTTTGAGGGCGACCTCAAGTGGCACCACCACAACATCACCTATTG GATCCAAAACTACTCGGAAGACTTGCCGCGGGCGGTGATTGAAGACGCCTTTGCCCGCGCCTTCGCGCTGTGGAGCGCGGTGACGCCGCTCACCTTCACTCGCGTGTACAGCCGGGACGCAGACATTGTCATCCAGTTTGGTGTCGCGG AGCACGGAGACGGGTATCCCTTCGACGGGAAGGACGGGCTCCTGGCACACGCCTTTCCTCCTGGGCCCGGCATTCAGGGAGACGCCCATTTCGACGATGACGAGTTGTGGTCGCTGGGCAAGGGCGTCG TGGTTCCAACTAAGTTTGGAAACGCAGATGGCGCGGCCTGccacttccccttcaccttcgaGGGCCGCTCCTACTCTGCCTGCACCACCGACGGTCGCTCCGACGGCGTGCCCTGGTGCAGTACCACAGCCAACTACGACACTGACCGCCGGTTTGGCTTCTGTCCCAGCGAGA GACTCTACACCCAGGACGGCAATGCTGACGGGAAACCCTGCCAGTTTCCATTCATCTTCCAAGGCCAATCCTACTCCGCCTGCACCACGGACGGTCGCTCCGACGGCTACCGCTGGTGCGCCACCACCGCCAACTACGACCAGGACAAGCTCTACGGCTTCTGCCCGACCCGAG CCGACTCGACCGTGATCGGGGGCAACTCGGCGGGGGAGCTGTGCgttttccccttcaccttcctggGTAAGGAGTACTCGACCTGTACCAGCGAGGGCCGCGGAGATGGGCGCCTCTGGTGCGCTACCACCTCGAACTTTGACAGAGACAAGAAGTGGGGCTTCTGCCCGGACCAAG GATACAGTCTGTTCCTCGTGGCAGCTCACGAATTCGGCCACGCGCTGGGCTTAGATCATACCTCAGTGCCGGAGGCGCTCATGTACCCTATGTACCGATTCACTGAGGAGCCCCCCTTGCATAAGGACGACGTGAATGGCATCCAGTATCTCTATG GTTCTCGCCCTGAACCTGAGCCACGGCCTCCAACCACCACCACACCGCAGCCCACGGCTCCCCCGACGGTCTGCCCCACTGGACCCCCCACTGTCCGCCCCTCAGACCGCCCCACAGCCGGCCCCACAGGTCCCCCCTCAGCTGGCCCCACAGGTCCCCCCACTGCTGGCCCTTCTACGACCACTACTGTGCCTTTGAATCCGGTGGACGATGCCTGCAACGTGAACATCTTCGACGCCATCACGGAGATCGGGAACCAGCTGTATCTGTTCAAGGATGG GAGGTACTGGCGATTCTCCGAGCGCAGGGGGAGCCGGCTGCAGGGCCCCTTCCTTATCGCCGACACGTGGCCCGCGTTGCCCCGCAAGCTGGACTCGGCCTTTGAGGAGCCGCTCTCCAAGaagcttttcttcttctctg GGCGCCAGGTGTGGGTGTACACAGGCGCGTCGGTGCTGGGCCCGAGGCGTCTAGACAAGCTGGGCCTGGGCGCCGACGTGGCCCAGGTGACCGGGGCCCTCCGGCGTGGCGCGGGGAAGATGCTGCTATTCAGCGGGCGGCGCTTCTGGAG GTTCGACGTGAAGGCGCAGATGGTGGATCCCCGGAGCGCCAGCGAGGTAGACCGGATGTTCCCCGGGGTGCCTTTGGACACGCACGACGTCTTCCAGTACCAAG AGAAAGCCTATTTCTGCCAGGACCGCTTCTACTGGCGCGTGAGTTCCCAGAGTGGGGTGAACCAGGTGGACCAAGTGGGCTACGTGACCTATGACATCTTGCAGTGCCCTGAGGACTAG